In Uranotaenia lowii strain MFRU-FL chromosome 2, ASM2978415v1, whole genome shotgun sequence, one genomic interval encodes:
- the LOC129744178 gene encoding succinate dehydrogenase assembly factor 2, mitochondrial-like, which produces MSLLRLSRLSLNQGAECSLIAIGRFHTGRSVSAPPHNSGDRPPVVPMIDLEDKSLPIPIYKQKQNEPLQLQKSRLLYQSRKRGMLENGLLLSTFAAKYLATMDAKQTKLYDNLINMPTNDWDIFYWATGVKPTPREYDNEIMNLLKEHVKNAEREKRIQQPNLY; this is translated from the exons ATGTCGCTGCTTCGACtg TCACGTTTGTCTCTCAACCAAGGAGCTGAATGTAGCTTGATAGCTATCGGTAGGTTCCACACCGGGCGATCGGTTTCAGCGCCTCCACATAACAGCGGAGATAGGCCCCCGGTTGTTCCTATGATTGATTTGGAAGATAAATCTCTCCCAATTCCAATCTACAAACAGAAACAAAATGAACCACTTCAACTGCAAAAGTCtag ATTGCTGTACCAATCCCGCAAACGTGGAATGCTCGAAAATGGGCTTTTGCTGAGCACTTTTGCAGCAAAATATCTTGCAACGATGGACGCAAAGCAAACGAAACTGTACGACAACCTGATTAACATGCCCACCAATGACTGGGACATATTCTACTGGGCAACGGGGGTCAAGCCAACTCCCAGGGAGTATGATAACGAAATTATGAATCTTTTGAAGGAACACGTGAAGAATGCCGAACGAGAAAAGCGAATTCAGCAACCTAATTTGTATTGA
- the LOC129744163 gene encoding DNA mismatch repair protein Mlh1: protein MDPSAIRKLDEVVVNRIAAGEIIQRPANAVKEMIENSLDAKSTSIQVVVKTGGLKSLQIQDNGTGIRREDLEIVCERFTTSKLQKFEDLSTIDTYGFRGEALASISHVAHLTIVTKTRLEKCAFKASYEDGKLKGDVKPCAGNQGTQITVEDLFYNVPMRKQALKAPNEEYQKISDVISKYAVHNPQTAFILKKFGENASIRTQAKSTVENNIKTIYGSSIGKALMKLDIDDDILQLKVSGFITNVNFSLKKSLFVLFINHRAVESTNLKRAIDQVYSLYLVKGTSPFIYLSIEMNPANVDVNVHPTKHEVHFLHEDEIIDKIKEAIERILLGGNASRTFYTQALLPGASTPDVETVKLNESYDKPKQLEYKLVRTSHNDQKLEKFFGPNVSRNASFNESTGNTSSTISSATIVTPKREKVFRDTKLTSVLNLRKSLEDDCDRNTRKILSELAFVGVIDRVQALIQYDTRMFLTNTKVLCEELCYQLLLFHFGNLTRISFQKPLPLVELAKLALQSSESGWTEEDGPVDELADRIVEILLNKAPIMREYFNLCIGEIGVLESIPNIIDGYTPSMAHLPMYILRLATEVEWDDEQECFRTFCRETAQFYAKMALTKEMTECKWEVEHAVYPAIKQYLLPPKNFAKNGTLLQVANLPDLYRVFERC from the exons ATGGATCCGAGTGCTATACGAAAGCTCGATGAGGTAGTGGTGAATCGGATTGCAGCGGGTGAGATTATTCAGCGGCCGGCAAACGCGGTTAAGGAAATGATCGAAAACAGCCTGGATGCCAAATCCACCAGCATTCAAGTGGTAGTAAAAACTGGCGGGCTGAAGTCCCTGCAGATCCAAGACAACGGAACCGGAATACGTCGGGAAGATTTGGAAATTGTATGCGAACGGTTCACGACGTCCAAATTGCAGAAATTTGAGGACCTTTCCACCATCGATACGTACGGGTTCCGCGGGGAAGCTCTTGCTAGCATAAGTCATGTAGCACATTTAACCATCGTTACAAAAACACGTCTGGAAAAATGCGCGTTTAAG GCATCATATGAAGACGGCAAGTTGAAAGGTGATGTAAAACCATGTGCCGGAAACCAGGGAACGCAAATAACGGTTGAAGATCTATTTTACAACGTTCCAATGAGGAAGCAAGCCCTTAAAGCCCCCAACGAAGAATACCAGAAAATATCGGATGTCATTAGCAAATACGCAGTTCATAATCCACAGACGGCTTTCATTCTGAAAAAGTTCGGAGAAAATGCGTCCATAAGAACTCAAGCCAAATCGACAGtcgaaaataacattaaaacaaTTTATGGTTCTTCCATAGGGAAAGCTTTGATGAAACTGGACATCGATGATGACATATTGCAACTTAAAGTCAGTGGCTTTATCACCAAtgtaaacttttctttgaaGAAAAGTTTATTTGTACTGTTTATAAACCACCGCGCTGTGGAGTCAACTAATCTTAAACGAGCAATCGATCAAGTCTATTCACTGTATCTAGTGAAAGGAACGTCTCCTTTCATATACCTATCCATAGAAATGAATCCAGCTAACGTGGACGTAAACGTGCATCCTACCAAGCACGAGGTACATTTCCTACACGAAGATGAAATCATCGATAAAATTAAGGAAGCAATCGAACGGATCCTATTGGGTGGCAACGCCAGCCGAACTTTCTACACTCAGGCCCTTTTGCCGGGAGCTTCCACGCCGGACGTGGAAACTGTAAAGCTAAACGAATCTTATGACAAACCTAAGCAGCTGGAGTATAAATTAGTTAGGACCAGTCACAACGATCAAAAGTTGGAGAAATTTTTCGGTCCGAATGTCTCACGGAATGCTTCTTTCAATGAATCAACCGGAAACACCAGCTCAACGATAAGCAGTGCTACGATAGTGACGCCCAAAAGAGAGAAAGTATTCag GGATACAAAGCTGACAAGTGTGCTCAATCTGCGGAAATCTCTTGAAGATGATTGCGACCGTAATACACGAAAAATACTTAGTGAACTAGCATTCGTTGGAGTAATCGATCGCGTGCAGGCTCTTATACAGTACGATACAAGAATGTTTCTGACCAATACTAAAGTTTTGTGCGAGGAATTATGCTATCAGCTGTTATTGTTTCATTTCGGCAATCTCACTAGAATCTCCTTCCAAAAACCGCTACCATTGGTAGAACTGGCCAAACTCGCGCTGCAGAGTTCAGAGAGCGGTTGGACCGAGGAAGATGGACCGGTTGACGAGCTAGCAGACCGGATTGTAGAAATATTGCTCAACAAAGCACCAATTATGCGCGAATATTTCAATCTTTGCATTGGTGAGATTGGTGTGTTGGAATCTATACCAAATATCATCGACGGGTACACTCCATCAATGGCGCATCTTCCAATGTACATTCTTCGTTTGGCTACAGAAGTTGAATGGGACGATGAACAGGAATGCTTTCGGACATTTTGTCGAGAAACTGCTCAGTTTTACGCAAAGATGGCATTGACCAAAGAAATGACAGAATGTAAATGGGAAGTCGAACACGCGGTCTATCCAGCAATAAAACAGTATTTACTGCCACCGAAAAATTTCGCTAAGAATGGTACACTCTTACAAGTTGCGAACCTTCCTGATCTTTATCGCGTTTTTGAACGGTGCTAG